The sequence below is a genomic window from Haematobia irritans isolate KBUSLIRL chromosome 3, ASM5000362v1, whole genome shotgun sequence.
TGACCTACGACACATATTCATGGTTGACACTGCCCTGAAATCACCCAGCCGAATATCGTCAGCTGCGCCAAGGGGAATCCCGGACTCGAAAACATTTGAGGCTTAATAACCCTTGCGTATACGTCGGGCCCCAGGACCAACCCCACCCCGGAAGGGCGATAAAACACTGGATCGGCCAGCTGGAGACATTCAAAATGCTCTCGTATGGAGTCTGGAGCCGACGCCGATGGGGTGACCACACGGGATAAATCTGTCACCCGGgcggaaaaaatcaatttattttccgCGTTGTGCCGGGATACGACGATCAGCGGACAAAAGGCGTTCTGCGCTGTCATTGCCGAAGTAAGCCGTAAGCTTTGGGCAAGACTACTGCATATCATACTGTACCCCGCACATGGGTCGAGGACAGCTCGGACGGGAATTCGACGACCGGACAAGACGAGTATCAACACAATAGTGGGACCAAGCGTAACAGTTGGTTGCAAAACTAACAACGGACTAAATATGGGGGTAGCATTTGTAATGCAGTACGCGGACGAATTAACGGACGGACTTGAATTTGACTTTCTCTTAGACAAATCGGACGATGGAGCGGAAGGACGTTGTTGTTGCTCGAAGGAGTGCAGAAGCGTATGGTGGCT
It includes:
- the LOC142230106 gene encoding uncharacterized protein LOC142230106, producing MEDMREIIKTLPDYEDDVPMSDEEREILENNVAPVLREPLPAIEQVPDVGMTPVVASSQEVVPTQKVVPPSGADTAPAEVSATKAAESSSSPTGTAQRNSDSSPKLHLNNCVLCRRKHNLRSCRRFLKMRLEQRLRTVVLHRVCSNCLGRSHMRSTCNSRERCRECGESHHTLLHSFEQQQRPSAPSSDLSKRKSNSSPSVNSSAYCITNATPIFSPLLVLQPTVTLGPTIVLILVLSGRRIPVRAVLDPCAGYSMICSSLAQSLRLTSAMTAQNAFCPLIVVSRHNAENKLIFSARVTDLSRVVTPSASAPDSIREHFECLQLADPVFYRPSGVGLVLGPDVYARVIKPQMFSSPGFPLAQLTIFGWVISGQCQP